In the Acidobacteriota bacterium genome, GATGCCAACGGTGTGCTGACGTTCATCATCCAGAACAATCGGGCCCAGGGCCCCGAGGCCCAGCAGACGTTCAAGCGGACGACGCTCGAGCGGCTGAAGGCGCTACCCGGCGTCGTCGATGCCACGGTGGCTGGTCCCCTGCCGCTCGACGGCGTCAACTCGCTGGCTCGTTACGGCCCGCTCGAAGCGGCCACCGACCCGGCCAAGTTCCAGCAGGCGATCGTGCACTTCGTGCAGCCCGGCTACTTCGAGATGACGCGCACGCCGATGGCGGCGGGCCGCGCGTTCGGCGACGAAGACAACCGGCCCGAAGCGCGCGTGATGATCATCGACGACCTGCTGGCGGCGAAGCTGTTCCCGTCGGGCCAGGCCGTGGGCCAGCGGATGCTGGCGCGCGTCACGACCGACGAGCCGCAGACGTTCGAGGTGATTGGCGTGTCGCGGCACCAGCGGCACACGACCATGATGGACGATGGCCGTGAAGGCATGTTCTTCCCCGATGGCTACGCCAACTTCGGCCCGGCGTTCCGCTGGGCGGTACGGACCAACGGCGACCCGAACGCCCTGGCGGCGGCCGTGCGCAGCGCCATCGCGCAGCAGGATGCGCGGTTGCTGCTGACCGAGGTCAGGCCGTGGCAGGACTACCTGGACGAGGCGATTGCGCCGACCCGTTTCGCGCTGATCCTGATCGCGGTGTTTGCGGGCGTCGCCGCCGTCCTGGCCATGATCGGACTGTACGGCGTGCTGGCCACGACGGTGCGGCAGCGGACGACCGAGATCGGCGTGCGCATGGCGTTCGGCGCGTCGGGCCACAGCATCCTCAAGCTGGTGATTGGCCAGGGGCTGCGGCTGAGCCTCGCCGGGATCGTGCTTGGCCTGGTGGCGGCCGCGGCGCTGACCCGCATCATGGCCAGCCTGTTGGTCGGGGTCACGGCCACCGACCCGGCCACCTACGCGACCATGGCAGTGCTGTTCACCATAGTAGCGACGTTCGCTGCCTGGGTGCCCGCACGCCGAGCCGCGGCGCTGAACCCGAACGTGGCGCTGCGCGACGAATAGGGCTGGTCGGGCGGGTGAGGCGGGTGACGCCGACGACCCCGACCAGCCCGACCAGCCCCGACCCGCCCTACCAGCCCTACCAGCCCTACCAGCCCTACCAGCCCTACCAGCCCCAAGCTATGATGACGGCGCATGAGCGATTCGGCCTCCCGCCTCGTCACCCTGTCCGCCGCCCGTTGGCGACTGTCGGTCCTCGTCACGGCGGCGATGACCCTCATTTACGTCGCCTTCATCCTGCTGATCGCCTTCAACAAGGAACTGCTCGGCACGGTGCTCGTCCCGGGGCTGAGCGTCGGCATCCTGCTCGGGGTGTTCGTGATCCTCTCGGCCATGGCGCTGATCCTGGTCTACGTGCGCTGGACCAACACGCACTATGACGATGCGGTAGCGTCCATTCGCAAGGCCCACATGGAGGGCCGCTGATGCAGACCGGAGAGCCCAACGTGGTGGCCATGGCGGGCTTCGCCATTTTCATTGTCTTGTCGCTCGGCATCACGTGGCTGGCGGCTCGACACACGCACAGCACGAAAGACTTTTACACCGCCGGCGGTTCGGTCACGGCCTGGCAAAACGGCATGGCGCTGGCCGGCGACTACATGAGCGCCGCCAGCTTCCTGGGCATTGCCGGGCTGGTGGCGTTGTCGGGCTTCGACGGCTTGATCTACTCGATCGGCTTCCTGGTCGGTTGGCCGGTGGTGGCGTGCCTGATCGCCGAGCCGTT is a window encoding:
- a CDS encoding DUF485 domain-containing protein; amino-acid sequence: MSDSASRLVTLSAARWRLSVLVTAAMTLIYVAFILLIAFNKELLGTVLVPGLSVGILLGVFVILSAMALILVYVRWTNTHYDDAVASIRKAHMEGR